The following coding sequences lie in one Anomaloglossus baeobatrachus isolate aAnoBae1 chromosome 7, aAnoBae1.hap1, whole genome shotgun sequence genomic window:
- the LOC142246220 gene encoding histone H2B 1.1-like, with protein sequence MPDPAKSAPAAKKGSKKAVTKTQKKDGKKRRKTRKESYAIYVYKVLKQVHPDTGISSKAMGIMNCFVGDIFERIAGEASRLAHYNKRHTITSREIQTAVRLLLPGELAKHAVSEGTKAVTKYTSAK encoded by the coding sequence ATGCCTGATCCCGCCAAGTCCGCCCCAGCCGCCaagaagggctccaagaaagccgtgaccaagactcagaagaaggacggcaaAAAGCGGCGGAAGACCAGGAaggagagctatgccatctacgtgtacaaggtgctgaagcaggtgcaccccgacaccggcatctcctccaaggccatgggcatcatgaactgcttcgtcggtgacattttcgagcgcatcgcaggggaagcctcccgcctggctcattacaacaagcgccacaccatcacctcccgggagatccagaccgccgtgcgcctgctgctgccgggagagctggccaagcacgccgtgtccgagggcaccaaggccgtcaccaagtacaccagcgccaagtga
- the LOC142246221 gene encoding histone H2A type 1-like, translating to MSGRGKQGGKARAKAKTRSSRAGLQFPVGRVHRLLRKGNYAERVGAGAPVYLAAVLEYLTAEILELAGNAARDNKKTRIIPRHLQLAVRNDEELNRLLGGVTIAQGGVLPNIQAVLLPKKTESSKKSK from the coding sequence atgtctggacgcggcaaacaaggagggaaggcccgcgctaaggccaagacccgctcatcccgggcaggactgcagttcccagtcggtcgtgtgcacaggcttctccgcaagggcaattacgccgagagagtgggcgccggcgctccggtctacctggccgctgtgctcgagtatctgactgctgagatcctggaattggccggcaatgctgcccgggacaacaagaagacccgcatcatcccccgTCACCTGCAGCTGGCTgtgcgcaatgacgaggagctgaacaggctgctgggtggggtgaccattgcccagggaggcgtcctgcccaacatccaggccgtgctgctgcccaagaagacCGAGAGCAGCAAGAAGAGCAAGTAA